Genomic window (Arthrobacter sp. StoSoilA2):
CAGTTTCCTTCTCGCTCACTTGGCGTCCTCTCCAGCTTCAGCTTCGGCAGTTTCAGCCTTGGCAGCCTTCTTGGACTTCTTTTCTTCCTTGGCTTCCACAACCGGTGCGGCAACCTCGGCACGAATGCCCAGCTCGCGCTCACGCAGAACGGTGTAGATGCGTGCGATGTCCTTCTTTACCGCGCGCAGGCGACCGTGGTTCTCCAGCTGACCGGTGGCGGACTGGAAACGCAGGTTGAACAGCTCTTCCTTGGACTTGCGGAGTTCTTCAACGAGACGCTCGTTGTCGAAACCGTCCAGCTGTGCGGGTGCGAGATCCTTCGACCCTACTGCCATTTCTATTCACCACCTTCGCGACGCACAATGCGTGCCTTCAACGGGAGCTTGTGGATTGCCAGGCGCAGGGCCTCGCGAGCTACCTCTTCATTGACACCGGAGAGTTCAAAGAGAACCCGGCCCGGCTTGACGTTTGCGACCCACCATTCCGGAGAACCCTTACCGGAACCCATGCGGGTTTCAGCAGGCTTCTTCGTCAGCGGACGGTCCGGGTAGATGTTGATCCAGACCTTACCGCCACGCTTGATGTGGCGGGTCATCGCGATACGGGCGGACTCGATCTGACGGTTCGTCACGTATGCCGGGCTCAGGGCCTGGATACCGTACTCACCGAAGCTGACCTTGGTGCCACCCGTTGCAGCGCCGGAACGACCCGGGTGGTGCTGCTTACGGTGCTTGACTCGACGTGGGATAAGCATTTAAGCCTCTCCTCCTTCTGCTGCAGGAGCAGCAGCTTCAGCGGCCGGTGCTTCAACGGCAGCGGGTGCTGCCTCAGCTGCCGGACGGTCGTTACGACGACGGCGGTCGCCACCCGGGCGGCCCGGACGGTCTCCTGCGCGGCCACGGGACGGAGCAGCAGCTGCCTGCTGAGCCAGTTCCTTGGCGGTTACGTCACCCTTGTAGATCCAAACCTTCACACCGATGCGGCCGAAGGTGGTCTTGGCTTCGTAGAAGCCGTAGTCGATGTTCGCGCGGAGGGTGTGCAGGGGCACACGGCCTTCGCGGTAGAACTCCGAGCGGGACATTTCTGCGCCACCCAGACGACCCGAGCAAGCAACACGGATACCCTTGGCACCCGCACGCTGTGCGGACTGCATGGCCTTCTTCATCGCACGGCGGAAAGCCACGCGGGAAGTCAGCTGCTCAGCGATGCCCTGGGCAACAAGCTGTGCTTCCATCTCGGGGTTCTTGACCTCGAGGATGTTCAGCTGAACCTGCTTGCCAGTGAGCTTTTCGAGCTCGCCGCGGATGCGGTCTGCCTCGGCGCCACGGCGACCGATGACGATACCCGGGCGTGCCGTGTGGATATCCACGCGGACACGGTCACGGGTGCGCTCGATCTCAACCTTGGCGATGCCGGCGCGCTCCATGCCCGTGGACATGAGCTGACGGATCTTGATGTCCT
Coding sequences:
- the rpmC gene encoding 50S ribosomal protein L29, with amino-acid sequence MAVGSKDLAPAQLDGFDNERLVEELRKSKEELFNLRFQSATGQLENHGRLRAVKKDIARIYTVLRERELGIRAEVAAPVVEAKEEKKSKKAAKAETAEAEAGEDAK
- the rplP gene encoding 50S ribosomal protein L16; translated protein: MLIPRRVKHRKQHHPGRSGAATGGTKVSFGEYGIQALSPAYVTNRQIESARIAMTRHIKRGGKVWINIYPDRPLTKKPAETRMGSGKGSPEWWVANVKPGRVLFELSGVNEEVAREALRLAIHKLPLKARIVRREGGE
- the rpsC gene encoding 30S ribosomal protein S3 — protein: MGQKVNPHGFRLGITTDHVSHWFADSNKAGQRYKDFVREDIKIRQLMSTGMERAGIAKVEIERTRDRVRVDIHTARPGIVIGRRGAEADRIRGELEKLTGKQVQLNILEVKNPEMEAQLVAQGIAEQLTSRVAFRRAMKKAMQSAQRAGAKGIRVACSGRLGGAEMSRSEFYREGRVPLHTLRANIDYGFYEAKTTFGRIGVKVWIYKGDVTAKELAQQAAAAPSRGRAGDRPGRPGGDRRRRNDRPAAEAAPAAVEAPAAEAAAPAAEGGEA